The segment GTTTGGTGTAAACTATTGggtttaaaggtcccatattctaccctttctccacaagttaacgcagtggAGGCACTCAGAATTATCTGTGACAGCCTTCGGTCAAAACATCaaagacgctgcaggacagcgtccctcatttctgtctcaaacagaaaCGGTCGCAAAATGGGgagactctcacacacacacacacacacggcacgaTGATCCGCCAATTATCTCAGCACGGAATAAAAATGCCCAAGCAGGGCAGCCCAGACTTCTTTTATCACCCTGCAGCGTCCTAAATCGTACTTCTATTCTATATATGATTATAAGTCTGTTATAACACGTACGCTTCTATGCTATATACGATTATAAGTGTGTTACAACACGTACGCTGGGATGCCGGCCCGAGCCAGCACCTCGGCCTTCATGGCGTAGAGCCGTTCGCTCTTACTGACGCCCAGCTTGATCTTCACTCGGTCGTGGATGTTGTCTTGGTAGAAGAAGCCATTGTGGATGACGAACTCGGCGTTCGACCTCGTGCCGTAGAAGATGTAAATCtacggtgggggggagggggggggggggcatcagtgtCAACAGCATGAAACAATCATTCTGGAATCTAATCTGGACTGAAGCGCCAAATTCACAAGACTTTTACACTTTCAGTTTGACAATTGACGTgcgatgacgattaaagatgatTGTGCAGGTAAGcgaagagggaggagctaaCTGGAGGACAGCAACGTTGCCGTGGAGACGCTTCACCTGCTCGTTTTCCTTGTAGTCCTGCAGCGCCACACATTCACAGCGATCGTCTTCCAGGTTGTAGCCGGTGGTGATCTGCAGACCGAGAGTCTCAGTGGATCAGTCCACCCCCAGAGACAGTGTGTGAGCGGGGGACGGAGACATTACCAGTCCAGTGGTGTGGTTGCACATGTCCCACAGGGGGATGAGGGCCAGAGTGACCTGGCTTCCGTCCTCAGTAGGGATCTGGTTCTGGCGGGTCATCACCGAGGACACGGCCcacctttcacacacacaatccttcTGCAGCTCACACAACAGAGGATACGACACGAAACGAAGGCGAAGCGTCTAAAGGACGCGACTAGTAACCGGAGCTGAAGCGGATCGGCGATTCTGCAGCTGAAGGCCGAGTAGCGACGGAGCGTTGGGTGGCAACATGCCTGAGACGTGACGGAGGTGCACGTAAACTACAATTATTCATCCGTATGTGCAGCAGATCGAGCTGCGcacacacttaaacacacacaaacacacacaaacacactcacctgTAGTCGTCAAACGTAAAGTTGTCCTTCAAGGGCAGTTTGCTCGCTGCCGGATGAGtctgaggatggagggaaggatgtggatgagaggaagaaaggggaCAAGGACatgtgtgagtgcgtgagtgcgtgagcgtgtgagtgtgtgagagtgtgagtgtgtgagtgtgtgagagtgtgagagtgtgtgtgtgagtgagtgtgtatgttagtgagtgtgtgtgagtgtgtgtgtgtgtgcgtgtgtgagagtgtgtgtgtgcgtgtgtgagagcgtgtgagagcgtgtgagagcgtgtgtgtgtgagtgtgtgagtgtgtgtgtgagagcgtgtgagagtgtgtgtgtgagtgagtgtgtatgttagtgagtgtgtgtgagtgtgtgagagcgtgtgagagcgtgtgtgtgtgagtgtgtgtgtgtgtgtgagagtgtgtgtgtgcgtgtgtgagagcgtgtgagagcgtgtgtgtgtgtgtgtgtgagcgtgtgagtgtgtgtgagtgtgtgtgtgagtgtgtgtgtgagagcgtgtgagagcgtgtgagtgtgagagcgtgtgagagcgtgtgtgtgtgtgtgtgtgtgagtgtgtgtgtgagtgtgtgtgtgtgctcctcgcTCCATTCCAACATAcatcactcaaaaaaaaaacacgcatcAAATTCAAAAGTCTGCTTAAAAGctaaaaacaggaaacggcTCCGGGCATCAGGGGACACGAGCCgtgccggatccggatccggagcCACGTCGGTCTCCAACGGTCTCCGGATCTGATAGACGTTATGACTGATCTGcatccacataaaaaaaaaaatcagtcacaCGGGATGTCTTCAAGGGCTTGCATCAAGGACGGACGCCCAGTTTGTgagacacgaggagacacgTCCAACTACGCTGCTCGCTCGACTCCGTGAGTCGTGCGTCGCCCGACCGGGCTGCAGGAACGACCTCGTTTGACGAGGACACTGAAGTTGCACCGAAGCAGACGTAAACGATCCACAAGGACTTGGattggacggacggacggacggacggacatcGACACCGCGGGGAACAAATGCTCCCCGACTTTGTTCCTTTTTCTGGACTCACTTACAGATTGGTGCGTCCACATACCTGGAACAGCTTGTAGAAGTAGGCGTACTGGCGTGCCGTGTTCTTGTACTGGTTGAGAATGTCCTGCATGGCCTGCgtgcccagcagcagctgcacctCGGCCTGCTGGCAGTACAGCGGGGTGTCGTATTCCTGGGGAAGGCTGCGGATGTACGGCAGCCAGAAGGTGTCGGGGTCGGCCCGCTCGCACAGCAGGTGGAAGGCCAGCGTCACGTTGCCCATGGCCTGCAGGATCCGGTGCTGGCTGCACAGCGGCcctgaggagggaggggcggAGCTCAAAGGAGCACGAGGCCGAAATCACGCGTTGCTGAAGCCGACCGTTAAAACACGCCACAGTGACGTCATTTATACGGAGTTAAAATATAAAGATGGCGCCTCCTTTCTTTCTGGCGCTTCTCGTTTTCAGGCCCGGGACGTATCTTCATTCGGGGTTCTGTTTTACTCGCGCAGCACGCGGCGTTCGATCGTCTGTCTTTACCCAGCACAGAGTTCTGGGCCGATTCCACCGTCATTAGCATCTTCCTGGGAATCCACAGGAAGAGTTCCTCCGCCtgcaaacgcacgcacacacacacacaccggggtTAACCGGCCGACTTCCCGTCCACGCATCACTGTAACCGTGACTACTAAACCGGTTGAGCCCACTTTGATGTCTCTCGTGGCCCGCAGGCCGAAGCCCTCCGTCCCGAAGTTGGTGACGGTGAAGCAGTCGCAGGAGGCGCCGTTCTCCTGAGCCCAGGACATCAGGTCTGGGAAGCTGTCCTCTCTGCTGCCCTCAAAAACGGCAGACATACCTGCAAAGAGACGGGAACCGATAATCCAACCCCTAGTTACAAATCGAATTCTGCTCATCCTTAAATGAGTCGTCCGTGTTGTGGAATAAAAAGACCTAAATGGGCGTGGCCGTGTCCTCACCTTTCTGCTTCTTGCGGATTTTCTCCACCAGGCCTCTGATCTGGATGTACTCCTCCCATTCTCTACCAGCGGAGGGCGCTGCActgctgcattctgggaaaCGCACGGAGACAATCTCCTGAACTTGGTCATTCAAATCACAGCAGGGTAAATCGGGTCCAGATAACTATTTGTCACATTTGAAGCCCGAACAGAAACAAACCAGAGCAGCTcccagagagctcagacctcccccaagcagctcgctcccctcctaactggatctgcaccgtcaccatggtgatctggatcagcaccaaaaggttctagattgttcttggtatctttaaaccatgaaaagtaaacgtgaatcagctgatttttgaatctataaatgaggttttcaatgttaaaattattatttattggcgccattctggatccaacccagatgaaattcggtggcgaggtagagaccccccccacccccccccaccctacatgaccgtgtcaaattccataaacatcggtcaataatcaacggagatattgaggaacacattctgaagctccattgactgcagtgttaacgaagatttcaaagtgatccggaatccagaatctcttctggatcatcaccaaaatggaataATCTGTTCCTCACAACAGCCTCAACAGTTCCTGGAACTTCCAGTAGGTTTTGAGTTATCCCGCTAAcgaatggacggacggacgaaCGAATCCGGACGCTGGATCGGATGGACGAGCAGGACCGGAACAGGAActcactctgcagcagctcagagatCAGATTCATCAGCTCCTTCGGGGGCGCCACGGCGCCGGCTCCTGAACCCGACTTCTGGATCTTCACTCGACTCTTCTTCCCCATGACGACGGACAATCAGGCTGAGGAGACGAAGACGAAACGTCAGCGACGCGTCACGGAGGCACGGAGACGGCGGCCATTTCATCAACGTTAAAAACGTGAGGCGAGCAAACGCGCCTTTCATTCGCCGTGATGAGACCTGCTCAGTACAAACGGTTCAAACTCCACTAAACTGACATCCATTATGGGATGTGAAGGCAGAGCCTGCTTCAGGTCCAACCTTCATGGGAGACCAGCAACGATTACTGGTTTGACTGGTTCTGATGGATCATTTAAATCCATTTGCTCTAATCATCAACCACACAAAGAGTCCAACGCAGAATCCAACAAAGGTTAGAAAGACACGAGATGATAGGGAGACCCCCGGCCCCCGGGGCGGAGCTACGCCAGAGGGGCAGAGCTACGCCAGAGGGGCAGAGCTAGAGCTACGCCACCGGGGGCAGAGCTACGCCACCGGGGGCAGCGCTACGCCAGAGGGGCAGCGCTACGCCAGAGGGGCAGCGCTACGCCAGAGGGGCAGCGCTACGCCAGAGGGGCAGAGCTACGCCAGAGGGGCAGCGCTACGTcagaggggcggagctacgccagaggggcggagctacgccagaggggcggagctacgCCAGAGGGGCAGAGCTACGCCAGAGGGGCAGCGCTACGTCAGAGGGGCAGCGCTACGCCAGAGGGGCAGAGCTACGTCAGAGGGGCAGAACTAAAGCTACGCCAGAGGGGCAGAACTACGTCAGAGGGGCAGAACTAAAGCTACGCCAGAGGGGCAGAACTACGTCAGAGGGGCAGAGCTAGAGCTACGCCACCGGGGCAGAGCTACGCCAGAGGGGCAGAGCTACGCCAGAGGGGCAGCGCTACGCcagaggggcggagctacgCCAGAGGGGCAGCGCTACGCCAGAGGGGCAGAGCTACGTCAGAGGGGCAGAGCTACGTCAGAGGGGCAGAACTAAAGCTACGCCAGAGGGGCAGAGCTACGCCAGAGGGGCAGAACTAAAGCTACGCCAGAGGGGCAGAACTAAAGCTACGCCACCGGGGCAGAGCTAGAGCTACGCCACCGGGGCCATGAGGCAGGAGCCACTCCCTTGACAGCATGCCTGCCTTGAAAATATTCCTGTACTCatcagtaaaatacaaatactgcatTTAATATTCACTCAGCTTTGCAAATAAGGCGTCTCTTTCAACCTGTTGGATCTTGAGATGtgtaaaacaaaaggaaaatgttCAATTGTTCCAGAGAACCCGTTTTGTTTTAAAGCTTTTTACAGTCTGGGCCTGTTGGGCCTGCTTTCTATGGGTCACCAACACGAAGCAGGATATTATACACAACCAAAGTGGCAGATTAGCTTGTTGTACaacaaaaacccaaaaaacagaCCGGTCACCTGAAAATCCTTATGTCCGGTGGTTTTGAGCTTCTTTGTTTTGACCTCTCACCTCTCTGAAGCGGTTTGATAATCAATAGTGGCTCATTTGAAATGTTCTGGTAATCAGAATCACTCAAGCAAATGTCAATTACTGCagctaaaaacagacaaacacgccTCGGAATTCTCCTGAATCCCACATTTTAGCTACAAATCTAATCTGAGACCGGATTACTTTCAGAAGAACAGAAGTGATCAGAACTACTGGCCAAATATTAGTGGATTTCAGGGACGAGGTTCGACAGCGATGCCCCAAGTCCAGCTGCTCCTGACCCGAACcggcccggtccggtccggttctgtccggttcggttcggttcgggtGATCTGGGTCCGTGTagtcactgcagcagaaacagcaaAGGCGCTGATCTGCACCTCAACTCACGGATGATCTGTTAGCTCAAGCAGCTAACCTGCTGTATCAGCCggctagctggctagctagctGGTGCTAGCTAGCCAGCTGTCACTCCATTCACTCAACCACGgtgacacacaacaacaacacaacaacaacacaacaactcACAGCTGCACAAAGCGAGGCGCGTTCACTTTATCACACTTTTCTTTAACAACAGCGGCAGAATACCAGAATATCCTTCAGTGACACaaaccttcttcttctgcttctcctccttcttcttctgcttctccttctccttctgcttctctttcttcttctgcttccgCTGCTTCTTCGTCGTCCTGCCTTCGGTGTGTTTTACCGCCCCCTACTGGAGTGGAGTGTGATTAAACACATGAATAAGCAATTTTATGTCCAGGGTTCAGCTGTGGAATCTTTTCCCAGTTTGCTTTGCCTCTTTGCTTCTTTGCCTATGATACTGTAGTattagtactgtagtactgttgTGTATTCTAATCCAGTGGCCTTCAAATTAAACAGGCTACGTTTGTTAAAACTCAGATTATACGAATGATTTGTGCACTCTCCATCCTTCTTTAGGCGTTCGGCTCtttagaaaacaacaacacattaatctttgtttgttatttatttcagacccaggggggggggggggggggtctaaatctgtgttttacatttatcCACGTGGGTTGTTTAAGCAGCCATTAGTTTCCTGCCGTCCACGCGTCCCTGCTGCTGCGTCACCGGTAAACAAAGGACACAGCTGACCGTGACGTCAGAGGAGGGACATTCCGGGGGATGAGTGGAGTCGGGACAAAGTCCAGACAGGAAGCTTGTTCTTCCCCGAGCTCCAACAATGCGGCGGCTGTCCCTCTGGCCGATGGGGGTCTTCTCCGTGTTCCTGTTGAGTCCCGGACCCGTCCTGCCGCACCCGCAGTGCCTGGACTTCCGGCCCCCCTTCCGCCCAGTGAGGGAGCTGCAGCTCTGTGTCATGTACAGGGAGTTCGGCTGCTGTGATCACGACAAGGACCAGAAGCTCATGTCGAAGTACTACCAGATTATCAATCGCTTGGATGACAGCGGATACGCCAGCTGCGCTGCGTCCGTCCTGGAGCTACTCTGCCAGGTAGGGCGCGTGGACAAAGGTCGCTTGTCTTCAGCCAGTAGGGGACCGGTGTGGTCAAAGCAGCAGGACGATGTGTCCTGTATGAGGACACAATGGTCAAagatagtctctctctctctctctctctctatctctctctgtgtttattatgtgtgtgtgcgttatttGAACGGAATattctcatttaaaatgtgatgaAAACGCTTCGAATGAGTGGGTGAAGttgggcggggggtgggggggggcagctcggCTCCCAGCCTCCTTCACTCCGGGGCCACGCTGAATGCGGTTTGGCACCGCCCGGGATGCAGGTCCCTCTCCTCTTTAGCTCGTGTAACGCAGCGTCCGAGGTCACCCTAAATGACCTCGGGGCCTCTCCTGAGTCTCCAGCtgcgttgccccccccccctcctcacttctcttcctctgcccaGGAATGCTCTCCCTACGCAGCTCACCTCTTCGATGCCGAAGACCCGAGCACCCCGCTCAGGACCATTCCTGGCCTCTGCCCCGACTACTGCGCCCAGTTCTGGAAGGCGTGCCGTTCCACTGTCGCGCACCTCACCGATGACCCAAACGTAATCGGCGTGGTGGACGATCGAGCGAAGCTGTGCGcgcagctggagctggacgaCGCCGACTACTGCTACCCGCGGCTGCTCAGCGACCGGCGGCTCACCGGGGGCCTGGGCCGCGTCCAGTCCGACCGGCGCGGCTGCCTGCAGCTCTGCCTGGAAGAGGTGGCCAACGGCCTGCGCAACCCGCTGGCCCTGGCGCACGCTGGCGACGGCACCCACAGGTTCTTCGTGGCGGAGCAGCGCGGCTTGGTGTGGACGTACCTCCCGGATCGCGCCCGACTGGAGAGGCCCTTTTTGAACATCAGCGACGCGGTGCTGACGTCATCGTGGGAAGGCGACGAGAGAGGCTTTCTGGGACTCGCCTTTCACCCCGAGTACAAATACAACGGGAAACTGTACGTGTATTACTCCGTGGAGGTGGGCTTGGAAGAGAGGATCCGGATCAGTGAGTTCCGCGTGTCGGCGAATGACGTGAACGTGGCGGACCATCGCTCGGAGCGGtaggcacgcacgcacgcacgcacgcacgtggtCTGAGACTTCTCAGAACAGAAGTTTAACCTCGAAGCATTTGTTCGTGCCCAGAGTTATCCTGGAAGTCGATGAACCGGCATCGAACCACAACGGGGGGCAGCTTCTGTTTGGGGTCGACGGCTACCTGTACGTCTTCACGGGAGACGGCGGGATGGCAGGAGATCCGTTTGGAAGACATGGGAACGGGCAGAACAAGTGAGACCCTGCACAGGAGGGCTCTGAAGCCGGACCCGCAGCTTTTGGCTTCACGTGCTTTCTCCCGATTTGCCACGTTGCCTTAGGTCGGCTCTCCTGGGCAAGGTTCTCCGCATCGACGTGGACGGGAACGAGAAAGGCCCCCCGTACAGCATCCCCCCCGACAACCCCTTCATCCGCGAACCGGGAGCCCGCCCGGAGGTTTACGCGTTCGGCGTCCGCAAtatgtggaggtgttccgtggACCGCGGCGACCCGGTCACCAGAGAGGGCAAGGGGCGCGTGTTCTGCGGCGACGTGGGTCAGAACAAGTTCGAAGAGATCGACATCATTGAGAAAGGCCAGAACTACGGCTGGAGAGCCAGAGAGGGCTTTTCCTGCTACGACAAGAAGCTGTGCGCCAACAGCTCCCTCGGTGAGTCGCGCCGTGCAAGCGAAACGCGTTGACGCAGACGGCAactatcatctgggtcggatccagaatggagtcagcaacaaatatttaattttaacattaaaaccccatttacagattaaaaatcagttacaaatacacatcaactctgattcacttttacttttcagcattttacaaaaacaaatgtctgcacaaaactctcgcgggccacaaaaaataacatggcgggccacattggcccccgggccttgagtttgacacatatggtCTAAAATAATGTCATCTTTTGCGTAAAGACGGCCGTGTGAAAAAGACTTGGGGGATAATGGAGGTGAAGAAATAAAGCTCTagaccagcagcagagcaggagcTGAAACCAGTGACGGTACTGGTTCTGTTCCACAGGCGACGTTCTGCCCATTCACGCGTACCCGCACAAGGTGGGGAAGTCCGTGATCGGCGGCTACGTGTACCGGGGCTGCGAATACCCCAACCTGAACGGCATGTACATTTTTGGAGACTTCATGAGCGGGTAAGGCCCGATCTCGTAAATATAACaggttctttttgtttttgcatgtgcAGATGCAAGATGGCCTCTTTTTATTCAGTGATTCTCTTCTTAGAATATCTTATGTAGATATTGAAGCGTGGAAAAATGCTGATTCAGgcagtaataaaataaagatcattTTGCCCAAGGGGGTACTTTGAGTGAAAAATtattctgtattattattagaaccgtCTCCagcctgcttttttttttatatctcatTTCATTCTTACGCCATCTTTGTGGCCTTTTCTCACTCGTCCTCGTGGATTAAAGAGTTTCCTCTTCCAGGCGTTTGATGAGTCTCCGGGAGGACGCCAGCACGGGGCGGTGGAAGCACAGCGAGATCTGCATGGGGCAGGGCCGCACCTGCGAGTTCCCCGGGCTCATCAACAACTACCACCCCTACGTCATCTCCTTCGCAGAGGACGAAGCCGGTAAGACTAAGACgctaaagacaaaaaaaaaagaaaaatggccgCTTGACGTGACGCTTTGTGTCCAGGTGCGCTGTACTTCATGTCAACCAGAACGCCGAGCGCTGCGTCAGCTTCGGGAGTCGTCTACAAAGTGGTCGATCCCTCCAGGTGAATGCTCCTCTACGTCTCGGGTTACTCAGAGCCGGGTCCCCGTGCTGACGGTATGTTTTGGGTGTGGGGTTGGTATGGTatggtatgtatttatttcaggcaatgacaaaagcacacaaaacaaaactacccgtgccacatcgcacgagccacatttaaacaataagtaatattCAACTCCTCCTGAGGACCTGGGGACTCCAATTGTCCACTGGTCTCTCGGGGTCCTGTGATGGACTTGTCCGAGGCGAGTCCCGACCTCCCAGGAGGGGCCGCTCTTCTAAGCAGCGGCATTTAAAACGTCTTGCTTTCCAGACGCGCTCCACCGACTCAGTGCCGCTACGACCCGCTCCCCGTCAGAGTCAGAAGTCGACTCCTCCGGTTTGTTCCTCACGAAAGTGAGTCCACTTCCAGAACACTTTTGACCTCAAGTTAAAATCCtaattaaacatttcacattCCTTTTCTTCCCATTAGCTTTGATCGGCCTTAATACGCCAAACAACAACGAGCCTGAACCACAACCCACAGAGTCGTACAGCTGGCTCCAAAGGCTCATCGGACCGGCACCAAGCCCGGCGACCACCAGAGCACCCGGGCACAAAGGCCGGGGCAGGAAGAACAAGTCCAGAGGACAGGGAGCTCCCAGGGTCCATAATGGAGCCGTGAGACTGGCTGGAGACGGGCGAGGACGTCCCGACCGTGGAAGGGTGGAGGTCTTCATCGACGGGGAGTGGGGCACCGTCTGTGACGACCTGTGGGGCGTCCAGAACGCCGCCGTGGTTTGCCGCCAGCTTGGATTCTCGCGCGCTCTTAAGGCAGTCAAGAACTCAGAGTTCGGGGCCGGGAGGGGTCTTCAGATACTGTTGGACGACGTCCAGTGCGAAGGGACCGAGTCCAGCCTGCTGGGCTGCAGACACGCCGGCGTGGGGACGCACAACTGTGCTCACCACGAGGACGCCGGGGTGATCTGTGGGGACGCGGGTTCCGCTCCGGAGGTCTGAGAGTCGGGCCGATGCTAAACCCCCCCTGGGTGTACTGCAGCGGCGCTAAAGGCTAAAGACAGCGTCttcatcaaaataaatgttctaaTTCCACGTTAGACACGCCTGGTAGCGCTGCAGCATCACAATCAATTAGTCTTGTGATTGAGAGGTTGCCGGTTCGACTCCCAGCCCtgctgttgtgtccttgggcaggTGAATGTcgggagggccgatggcacaaaTCCGTTTGATACTTTGTCcttggaaatgtgttttcaatcGGCCCGTTTGTGAATTATAAATTGACCGACGTGTTTTATTCGACGGGAACCTTTCGCGTTTGTAAATCGTGCCTTTATTTGCAGGATCTAACGTTCCTATTTGTGAATCGCTGTGCATTTGTTAAGAACATTTGGTGTTTGTAACACATTGGCAGGAACTGAACTTTGGGTTCTGCCCACTGCCCGACGTCTGCGAGGACAGAAGAGTCTTCCTGCGACTGAATCAATGAAAGATGGCCGACGACTCAGGTTCAAGTCAATTCATCCAAACAGCAACTTCGTCTGTTTCCGTTACATTTTGAGGTGATAGATGTTTCCGTGCAGCCTCCGTCGTCCACTCCGGGGGCGTGGCTCCGGCACCCGGACACCCTTCAGGTCAGAACACAACTCCGGGTCCCTCCCTTCCAGAAAGAAGCAGCCGTTCTTGATGTCGGGTGGTGACGTGGAGGAGGCGGGACTTCTGCGCTTCATCGGTCGAGTTGACTTCCTTTGAActggcatctttttttttctcaactgCTTGACAGCCGCGACGAAATCACGCGAGACGTGAGGACATCGAATTGAGACACTTTCAACTCCTCTAcgtaaaaaattaaataagtcCAATCTTtatcaaaagacaaaaatatgcaCAACAACATATAACTGTGCAAACATTTTATGACACGCTTTAGGGGGAACACACAGAACGCGTCTGAAGAGGCTGAAGAGCGCAGGAGACGCAGACGTCTTCTCTCCGTGCCGCCGGACATCACGATGGTGGTTCCAGCCCGTCAGCGGAGACGCGCAGGCTCTACTCTCTGCTCTTGTAGTCCTCCAAATGGGACAGGATCCATCCGGACGGGCCCAGGATGGCCACAGCGAACACGCTGATACCAATGACGGTTTCCTAGGCAACCAAACAGAGGCGTCAGGCAATTCCTTTGAAATGAATGCAGATCCTGGGCATGCTCTTTTCAAGACTCTGGCCACAGCACCAGGACGCTGCCTCCCCCGTCCATTTTcccttgggggggggcacctggcTAATTTTACGCTAggcaacaaacaaatgtgagAAACGTGTGTGTCATCACGCCGAGATAAACCTCTTCCTGAGACAACGGTTACAGAG is part of the Brachionichthys hirsutus isolate HB-005 chromosome 18, CSIRO-AGI_Bhir_v1, whole genome shotgun sequence genome and harbors:
- the setd3 gene encoding actin-histidine N-methyltransferase; amino-acid sequence: MGKKSRVKIQKSGSGAGAVAPPKELMNLISELLQKCSSAAPSAGREWEEYIQIRGLVEKIRKKQKGMSAVFEGSREDSFPDLMSWAQENGASCDCFTVTNFGTEGFGLRATRDIKAEELFLWIPRKMLMTVESAQNSVLGPLCSQHRILQAMGNVTLAFHLLCERADPDTFWLPYIRSLPQEYDTPLYCQQAEVQLLLGTQAMQDILNQYKNTARQYAYFYKLFQTHPAASKLPLKDNFTFDDYRWAVSSVMTRQNQIPTEDGSQVTLALIPLWDMCNHTTGLITTGYNLEDDRCECVALQDYKENEQIYIFYGTRSNAEFVIHNGFFYQDNIHDRVKIKLGVSKSERLYAMKAEVLARAGIPASCIFALHCNEPPISSQLLAFLRVFCMTEEELKECLLGDQAASKISTLGNSDFPVSWENEIKLWTFLENRTALLLKTYKTTSEEDRSTLEKPDLSLRSCMVIQLRLAEKQILENASACGRDKRLHFQEKLEAGAPLPRCEESDVASTEGADAGAKLPIVLRKLEDVEEGRAIPLEERSRRLSEAEAAYEMDMEFHGQSEQEEGREKVREDGDSALDLIGSPP
- the hhipl1 gene encoding HHIP-like protein 1; this encodes MRRLSLWPMGVFSVFLLSPGPVLPHPQCLDFRPPFRPVRELQLCVMYREFGCCDHDKDQKLMSKYYQIINRLDDSGYASCAASVLELLCQECSPYAAHLFDAEDPSTPLRTIPGLCPDYCAQFWKACRSTVAHLTDDPNVIGVVDDRAKLCAQLELDDADYCYPRLLSDRRLTGGLGRVQSDRRGCLQLCLEEVANGLRNPLALAHAGDGTHRFFVAEQRGLVWTYLPDRARLERPFLNISDAVLTSSWEGDERGFLGLAFHPEYKYNGKLYVYYSVEVGLEERIRISEFRVSANDVNVADHRSERVILEVDEPASNHNGGQLLFGVDGYLYVFTGDGGMAGDPFGRHGNGQNKSALLGKVLRIDVDGNEKGPPYSIPPDNPFIREPGARPEVYAFGVRNMWRCSVDRGDPVTREGKGRVFCGDVGQNKFEEIDIIEKGQNYGWRAREGFSCYDKKLCANSSLGDVLPIHAYPHKVGKSVIGGYVYRGCEYPNLNGMYIFGDFMSGRLMSLREDASTGRWKHSEICMGQGRTCEFPGLINNYHPYVISFAEDEAGALYFMSTRTPSAASASGVVYKVVDPSRRAPPTQCRYDPLPVRVRSRLLRFVPHETLIGLNTPNNNEPEPQPTESYSWLQRLIGPAPSPATTRAPGHKGRGRKNKSRGQGAPRVHNGAVRLAGDGRGRPDRGRVEVFIDGEWGTVCDDLWGVQNAAVVCRQLGFSRALKAVKNSEFGAGRGLQILLDDVQCEGTESSLLGCRHAGVGTHNCAHHEDAGVICGDAGSAPEV